From a region of the Helianthus annuus cultivar XRQ/B chromosome 5, HanXRQr2.0-SUNRISE, whole genome shotgun sequence genome:
- the LOC110942063 gene encoding pentatricopeptide repeat-containing protein At4g04790, mitochondrial: MSGKARNITRLVNSATTFTYSDRTAKTLARTAATTTSAANDVTLANYIRFTPDSSSSLSKTSVKPLSELTVESIRVNASSIDDSKSELKGQLKNILCGVDVIPESEEDDYQQPLVSLLELRWHQPLSNSVAHLNRKEVSRDRKQLWVFKSTQSNRFGRLVKMCAEKLGANATLEVFRKLDRETGVKEFNFMIEHCIEKARNAVDEDAALEEFHRAYVLFEIMRERGFTIGEETYGPFLLFVIDMGMVEEFHFYCDHIKKDNPKSLQRLAYYEMLLWIKVGDEDKIQKLIGDTLDTDDSNFNENYLLALCEADRQEEVSILLDSINIKKVSSKENMEMIFKSLGKLLLESHAKKFIVELKTEGKGGNDLSNLIYCYAMSMPKIHVEDIVEKFKSLHAELKVATSSGSHGNLIKACCDSHEVHLAIDLVDSMLEDGLEVKTMTVNYILTACFASFEYTLVHRINSIINDHESIKPNAETFRLMISMYVKLNDFDRAYGMIKDLEKLKLLPTANMYNAIMGGYFRQKNFHKGMMVLKQMDATNVKPDSQTFSYIIGNCNSEDDIIKYRRELHEAGVQPTKHIFMALINAYAACGLFEKAKQVLSDKVIHSVNMNEVKSVLVSALATNGQLADALDVYDEIKQTDANLEPKAIISLIEHLQSEGELSRLLLLLNQLHDPELWDDGCARVISYCVRYKLSDSAVELLKQRMEKSNTNEMVIDVLFDEVFCQIAETEPPDVQFGLDLLQALKNDIGIRPSRKSLDFLLSACVNAKDQERSFLVWNEYQTAGLPYNVLSYVRMYQALLASGAHKRAKVLLENIPDDDPDVRGVLKACQETFGKTAPVRNKGKKKKKNRVPEECVETLGEIVSVKSEGKKKKKKKPK, encoded by the exons ATGTCCGGTAAGGCCAGGAACATTACCAGGCTGGTGAATTCCGCTACCACCTTCACCTACTCCGATCGCACCGCCAAAACCCTAGCCCGtaccgctgccaccaccacctccgccgCCAACGACGTAACCCTAGCAAACTACATCCGATTCACTCCAGACTCTTCTTCTTCGCTATCCAAAACATCTGTTAAACCTCTTAGTGAACTCACAGTTGAGAGCATTAGAGTTAACGCTTCTTCGATTGACG ATTCGAAGAGTGAACTTAAGGGGcaattaaaaaatatattgtGTG GTGTGGATGTTATACCAGAATCAGAAGAGGATGATTATCAGCAACCTTTGGTAAGTCTTTTGGAATTAAGATGGCACCAACCGTTATCCAACAGCGTGGCACATTTGAATCGCAAAGAAGTATCACGGGACAGGAAGCAGTTATGGGTTTTCAAGAGTACGCAAAGCAATCGGTTTGGGAGATTGGTTAAAATGTGTGCAGAAAAACTAGGGGCAAATGCTACTTTAGAAGTTTTTCGTAAACTGGACCGTGAGACGGGTGTTAAAGAGTTCAATTTCATGATAGAACATTGCATAGAGAAGGCTAGGAATGCAGTTGACGAGGATGCTGCTTTGGAAGAGTTCCATAGGGCATACGTGCTTTTCGAAATTATGAGGGAACGCGGTTTTACAATCGGGGAAGAAACTTACGGACCGTTTTTGTTGTTTGTCATTGACATGGGCATGGTTGAAGaatttcacttttattgtgatcACATTAAGAAGGATAATCCGAAATCTCTTCAAAGACTAGCGTACTACGAGATGCTTCTGTGGATAAAAGTCGGCGATGAAGATAAGATACAAAAGCTAATCGGAGATACACTTGACACCGATGATTCTAACTTCAATG AAAACTATTTGCTAGCTTTGTGTGAAGCGGATCGTCAAGAGGAGGTTTCGATACTTTTAGATTCAATAAATATAAAGAAAGTTTCTTCAAAGGAGAATATGGAAATGATTTTTAAATCGTTGGGAAAGCTTTTATTGGAGTCGCACGCAAAGAAGTTTATAGTTGAACTTAAAACAGAAG GTAAAGGCGGGAATGATCTATCGAACTTGATTTATTGTTATGCCATGAGCATGCCAAAGATACATGTTGAAGACATTGTTGAAAAGTTCAAAAGTTTGCATGCTGAATTGAAGGTTGCCACATCATCTGGATCTCATGGGAATCTTATTAAAGCCTGTTGTGATTCACACGAG GTACATTTGGCAATTGATTTAGTCGATTCTATGCTTGAAGACGGCTTGGAAGTGAAGACAATGACGGTCAATTATATACTGACTGCATGTTTTGCTAGCTTTGAGTATACATTG GTCCATCGCATTAATTCCATAATAAACGACCATGAAAGCATTAAACCGAATGCTGAGACCTTCAGACTTATGATAAGCATGTATGTGAAATTGAATGAT TTTGATAGAGCATATGGCATgattaaagatctggagaaattgaAGTTACTTCCTACTGCTAACATGTACAATGCTATAATGGGTGGTTACTTTCGACAG aaaaaCTTTCATAAAGGAATGATGGTTCTTAAACAAATGGATGCGACAAATGTCAAACCCGATTCTCAAACTTTCAGTTATATTATAGGCAATTGTAATAGTGAAGATGATATCATAAAG TATCGAAGAGAATTGCATGAAGCAGGAGTTCAACCTACGAAACACATTTTTATGGCACTTATAAATGCATATGCAGCTTGTGGATTATTTGAGAAGGCTAAACAG GTTCTTTCAGACAAAGTTATTCATTCTGTTAATATGAATGAAGTCAAAAGTGTGCTTGTTTCTGCACTTGCTACAAATGGCCAATTGGCTGATGCCCTTGACGTTTATGATGAAATCAAACAAACTGATGCAAATTTGGAGCCAAAAGCCATTATAAGTCTTATT GAACATCTTCAATCTGAAGGTGAGCTAAGTCGATTACTTCTGCTACTGAACCAATTACACGATCCAGAACTCTGGGATGATGGATGTGCTAGGGTTATCTCGTATTGTGTTCGCTACAAACTTTCAGA CTCGGCCGTTGAGTTACTCAAGCAACGTATGGAGAAGTCAAACACCAATGAGATGGTTATCGATGTTCTTTTTGACGAG GTTTTTTGCCAAATCGCTGAGACAGAACCACCTGATGTGCAATTCGGGTTGGATCTACTTCAAGCCCTTAAAAACGACATCGGGATTCGACCATCAAGAAAAAGTCTGGATTTTCTCCTTAGTGCTTGTGTTAATGCCAAGGATCAAGAACGTTCTTTTTTAGTTTGGAACGAATATCAGACGGCTGGCCTTCCTTATAATGTCTTAAGTTATGTAAG GATGTATCAAGCACTTTTAGCTTCAGGAGCCCATAAACGTGCTAAGGTTTTACTAGAAAATATACCCGACGATGACCCAGATGTGCGTGGTGTCTTGAAAGCATGTCAAGAAACTTTCGGCAAAACCGCCCCCGTGAGAAACAAgggaaaaaagaagaaaaaaaatcgTGTCCCGGAAGAATGTGTAGAAACTTTGGGCGAAATCGTCTCTGTGAAAAGTGAgggaaagaagaagaagaaaaagaagccAAAATAG